The Ornithinimicrobium faecis genome includes a window with the following:
- a CDS encoding class I SAM-dependent methyltransferase, protein MEQVSIDTAIQEYYSRVFDEADRLVERSAQGALEFIRTQELVTERITPSSRIIDIGGASGVHAAPLADKGHSVLLLDPVQAQVDKAQERGTFEARVGDARHLDVDDNSFDVALLFGPLYHLHDLADRLLCLREASRVVRPRGWVFAAAIPRFSRHADFSLAQDVPVPYPQEWVQLLESGVPGSYGRFPAGHFHTGEELAQELAEAGLLEVEVHAIEGSAGLALEQISGTDPDLVEAALAIVRRTGSIPGIRDMTNHMMGIARVA, encoded by the coding sequence ATGGAGCAGGTCAGCATCGACACCGCCATTCAGGAGTACTACTCGCGCGTGTTTGACGAGGCAGATCGCCTCGTGGAACGGTCGGCCCAGGGAGCGCTCGAGTTCATCCGCACCCAGGAACTGGTGACGGAACGGATCACGCCCTCCTCGCGCATCATCGACATCGGCGGTGCTTCCGGCGTCCACGCAGCGCCCCTGGCCGACAAGGGCCACTCCGTTCTCTTGCTCGACCCGGTGCAGGCCCAGGTGGACAAGGCGCAAGAGCGTGGGACGTTTGAGGCCCGTGTCGGCGACGCGCGCCACCTCGACGTCGACGACAACTCCTTTGACGTGGCCCTGCTCTTCGGCCCTCTGTACCACCTGCACGACCTTGCTGACCGGCTCCTCTGCCTGCGGGAAGCCTCCCGCGTCGTTCGACCCCGCGGGTGGGTCTTCGCGGCAGCCATCCCCAGATTCAGTCGGCACGCCGATTTCAGCCTCGCCCAGGATGTCCCAGTTCCCTACCCCCAAGAGTGGGTCCAACTGCTGGAAAGTGGAGTTCCTGGTTCCTACGGCCGCTTCCCGGCGGGCCACTTCCACACCGGAGAGGAGTTGGCCCAGGAACTCGCAGAGGCCGGCTTGCTCGAGGTGGAGGTCCACGCCATCGAGGGATCCGCGGGGCTGGCTCTGGAACAGATCTCCGGCACTGACCCCGACCTGGTCGAGGCTGCCCTCGCGATCGTCCGGCGGACAGGATCCATCCCCGGGATCAGAGACATGACCAACCATATGATGGGCATCGCCCGGGTCGCCTGA
- a CDS encoding GrpB family protein — translation MLGELNFVPYQSSWATRFEALRDMWAPVLPSGAKVEHVGSTSVPGLAAKNCVDVLVTVPRGHLVPATTALEEAGLQYRPGTFADDPDRRFLRLVENDSRAAHVHLFSEGHPAIDEMIATRDLLRRDASWRRRYAQIKEILATRHPADRPAYLAGKDAFVKELTAVAVSQPSPSADPS, via the coding sequence ATGCTCGGTGAACTCAACTTTGTGCCCTACCAGTCTTCGTGGGCCACCCGTTTTGAAGCTCTTCGTGACATGTGGGCGCCCGTGCTGCCTTCCGGGGCGAAGGTTGAGCATGTTGGTTCCACTTCTGTGCCTGGTCTAGCGGCGAAGAACTGCGTGGACGTCCTGGTGACCGTACCCAGGGGCCACCTAGTACCGGCGACGACTGCGTTGGAAGAGGCAGGGCTTCAGTACCGGCCGGGCACCTTCGCAGATGATCCGGACCGCCGCTTCCTTCGCCTGGTGGAGAACGACAGCAGGGCCGCCCATGTCCACCTCTTCAGCGAGGGACACCCGGCAATCGACGAGATGATCGCCACCCGTGATCTCCTGCGCCGAGACGCGAGTTGGCGTCGGCGCTACGCGCAGATCAAAGAAATACTGGCGACGCGCCACCCTGCCGACCGACCGGCCTACCTTGCTGGCAAGGACGCCTTCGTGAAGGAGCTCACGGCTGTGGCGGTCAGTCAGCCGAGCCCGTCCGCCGACCCCTCATAG